gggccctctgggagaccattctttgactgaagaggttgcccagaaaataaatatttaaaaaaatatatatataataacaaacaaCCTTGTACCAATACTCACACATTGTGCCATATTCACACTTACCCTTTACCCCACTAACACTCACCTTGTACCCTAACTTACACTGTACCCTACTCATACTTCTCCTGATTGTTACTCCTCGGGATTGTTATTATCACAAaaggtattttatttaaacatcctATGTTGATATTGAATTCATCGATCATCCTTATTGATACAATAACGCTATCAAGAAGCACACATAATACTTGCTTTTCAAATAATTGGTATGaatttattcatcatcatcaaagCGTGTCTGTactatataaacaaacaaactcagttcttacaaaataataataaattaggtAATATATAATGAGTTGTTATCTATTAAATAACTAGGATGGTTTTGAACCTATTTTGTCTAAAACAGATATATACCGAACAAAGTATTTTAACGAAATTACAGTTAAATGACTTAATAATGgcttaattaattaaattacagttgttAATCAATTAAGTGTACTAAGACAGTGCATCTTTatctatttaaacaaaataacattaggAATGTATACGTAAAGATCTCTAAGTCAATTCAAAACATAAACGGATTGAAGAAATCATATTGTATTGCTATATGCCCGACCACACATTCTGCTAAATCATATGCACACactaaaaataggcctaatcattgTAGAACATAATTCATTCATTGCAACGGAgagtaattaaattaaaataatacaacatTGCTAAGTAATTGCACttacataaattaaatgttacaagtaaatatcaaaatatttgagGCATAATAAGTTGTTTGTTGCAGAGGTTAATATCATTTTACACACACGAATATTACAAAGTTCGTAAATGTTTGTGCAAAGTTCAGTCGGTCAGAAATGAAGAAATGAAAATCTGAAAGTTAACAATTACGATATAACAATATACGCTCACTTAATTTCACCATGTAAAATTTACCATTTATGAGTAGGACGAAGTTCAATTATTATCAGCTACATTCTGTAgtgtatcaataattattgatgcaatatgcaatgtataataaattgaTACAATCGGTGTTTATCAACAATATTAAGTTTATACGGGAAAATATCGTTATGTGATGAcaaagtataggcctaccttttaaAAATCATTGAGACAACAGTGTTACGTTTGTTTTATACTATATCGTAAAATGTCTATTTCTGAAGGCACTAAAGCTAAATTCTAAACGAAATCAGTTAGACACGATCGATATTTATTCAATCTAATCGATCTATGAGACTAATACTTTTGGATATAGAGTAGACATAACTCAATCAATAATGTTATTGTGAAAAACATCTTCTCTTCGCTTGCTTATTTAGTAAGATGcacttttgttttaaatataataatactaattaactatttatgaaaatataaaaacaattccAATATAAAAactacttattttaagaataaGACACTATAATGGTATGCCATACACATAGGGTACTAAGCATGCACTATTCGTCACATGACCCATGCAGATAGCAATGGGGTACTACTGTAAGAATAACCGAGTTACGTACAATGTCATGTTTGTAGTCAGCAGACTAGAAAACTATGTCTCTGTTTATGGTCTTTAAACATGATACCGTACGGAAATCGGGTGCTAAGAATATAAAATGATTACCAAATGCATTTACAAGCAGGCAAAATGATATGTTACATAGGACCCGTTCAGGCTTCGTTATTATTACCCGGGTATACCAAACCGAAATTATTGATAATGAAACCAACAATCGGCTAAATAACTATAAAGCCTGAACGGTCCAAGAGTTGTATACAATGTTAAAGATATTACATTTATAGTTTATATTCACTGTGTACTCTAAAttgttctaaaaataaattttcctTAAAACAGCAAAcatgttttaaagaaaatattctaaagcattttgtttaaaagtcaATTACATTCCAACTATGTTGAAATCATACTGCGTTCAAGTTCTTGAGTCATCCGAGGGACGTGTAGAAGGAGGACATTTCGATTGTCCACAGTATGGCATTTATTCAAGTGATGGGTGAGACCAGCAGGAGAAGGAAACGAACTGATACAGTATTTGCAGTGGTATATGTCACGTGTTTCGTGCATTTTGACGTGTTGTTCTAGTGAATTTTTATCGAGAAACACGCCGCCACAAATTTTGCAGACGACTTCGTGAGGTGGAGATAGATGAGTCAACAGGTGTTTTTCCCTGGACGTCAGACTATCAAAAATACGGCCACAATACTGACATGGATGGTTTACGGACTCACCGTGTTGCTGCATGTGTTTCCGTAAATAACCCTGACGACGAAACTTCTTACCGCACATGTTACAGTCATAAGTGTGCTCTTCGACACCGTCGCCGGATCGAGGGCTCGGTGTACTGCGGTCGCTTAAACTTGTCGTGTCCGATAAAGGCGATGTTGTTTTTCTCAGTCCAATATTAGCATCAAGTTGTGCAAGTTTTGAGTTCGTTTTGATAGCAGCTGGTAAAATTCTAGGAGATGAGTTTGTTTGACGCAACATGTTTTGCGGTCTTGGTTTGTGCCATCTGCGATGTGATGCGAGGTTCGCTGGACAATTGAAAACTTTTTCACATTCTGGACATCTGTATTCTACGTGAACAATTCTTGAACATTTGTGCTGAGCCAGAGACAACGGGTCATTGAAACATCCTTTACATAACTGGCAGACTATATCTCCTGGGTTGCTACTTATCTTAATGTCTTTGGTGTCTTGATCTGCATTATCCTTTACATCCTCATCTGCCATAATGATGGTGCCATTCACCGGTGAACTATTGTGCTCATTAAAGTTCAACTTACGTGCCGCtttgtattttgtctttttaactTTTTGTGATGGTTTGACGGCACTATCTGTAAACGGTCTTTTCAAGGAATGCGAACCTGTTGTCTGGTGCTTAGGCGTTGGTGGCGCAGACACGGCAGACATCATTAGACTGGGTACAATAGGTACAGGTGAATGGCTTGATGACACAGGGGAAGGAAGGGACCGAGTAGATAACGTCGGACTAGGTACGCTACGAACCGATTCCGCTTCAAAGGCAAATGCACCACCATCGTATTCGACGTTGGACACGGTGACCGGGCTCTGTCCGTAACCCGAATCGGGTGAATGAAACGGCTTATAGGGCGAAAATTGCTGTGAAAAAGCAGAAGGCACTCTATCAAGTACAATATCATCTTGTTCTTCGTCTGATGACCGCGATCTGTAGGAAACCATACATGCCTTCTTACTTCGTTTAACAAGAAATCCTCTAGGCATATTGGCGAATAAGTTAAGCGTCTCACAGCAGTTGAGTATCCAC
The window above is part of the Antedon mediterranea chromosome 10, ecAntMedi1.1, whole genome shotgun sequence genome. Proteins encoded here:
- the LOC140060719 gene encoding insulinoma-associated protein 1a-like, producing MPRGFLVKRSKKACMVSYRSRSSDEEQDDIVLDRVPSAFSQQFSPYKPFHSPDSGYGQSPVTVSNVEYDGGAFAFEAESVRSVPSPTLSTRSLPSPVSSSHSPVPIVPSLMMSAVSAPPTPKHQTTGSHSLKRPFTDSAVKPSQKVKKTKYKAARKLNFNEHNSSPVNGTIIMADEDVKDNADQDTKDIKISSNPGDIVCQLCKGCFNDPLSLAQHKCSRIVHVEYRCPECEKVFNCPANLASHRRWHKPRPQNMLRQTNSSPRILPAAIKTNSKLAQLDANIGLRKTTSPLSDTTSLSDRSTPSPRSGDGVEEHTYDCNMCGKKFRRQGYLRKHMQQHGESVNHPCQYCGRIFDSLTSREKHLLTHLSPPHEVVCKICGGVFLDKNSLEQHVKMHETRDIYHCKYCISSFPSPAGLTHHLNKCHTVDNRNVLLLHVPRMTQELERSMIST